The Physeter macrocephalus isolate SW-GA unplaced genomic scaffold, ASM283717v5 random_1796, whole genome shotgun sequence genome has a window encoding:
- the LOC114485585 gene encoding adenylate cyclase type 9-like: MRDQADWLLRNIIPYHVAEQLKVSQTYSKNHDNGGVIFASIVNFSEFYEENYEGGKECYRVLNELIGDFDELLSKPDYSSIEKIKTIGATYMAASGLNATQCRDGSHPQEHLQILFEFAKEMMRVVDDFNNNMLWFNFKLRVGFNHGPLTAGVIGTTKLLYDIWGDTVNIASRMDTTGVECRIQVSEESYRVLSKMGYDFDYRGTVNVKGKGQMKTYLYPKCTDNGMVPQHQLSISPDIRVQVDGSIGRSPTDEITNLVPSVQNPDQVSLGSENNTQARDTHPSSKKPWKEPIKAEERCRFSKAIEKSDCEEAGVEEANELTKLNVSKRA, translated from the coding sequence ATGAGGGACCAGGCCGACTGGCTGCTGAGAAACATCATCCCCTACCACGTGGCTGAGCAGCTGAAGGTCTCCCAGACCTACTCTAAGAACCACGACAACGGAGGAGTCATCTTCGCCAGCATTGTCAACTTCAGCGAGTTCTACGAGGAGAACTACGAGGGTGGCAAGGAGTGCTACCGGGTCCTCAACGAGCTGATCGGAGATTTCGACGAGCTCCTGAGCAAGCCAGACTACAGCAGCATTGAGAAGATCAAGACCATTGGGGCCACATACATGGCCGCGTCGGGGCTGAACGCCACGCAATGCCGTGACGGCAGCCACCCGCAGGAGCACCTGCAGATCCTGTTCGAGTTCGCCAAGGAGATGATGCGCGTGGTGGACGACTTCAACAATAACATGCTCTGGTTCAACTTCAAGCTCAGGGTGGGCTTCAACCATGGGCCTCTGACGGCAGGCGTCATTGGCACCACCAAGCTGCTGTACGACATCTGGGGAGACACGGTCAACATCGCCAGCAGGATGGACACCACGGGGGTGGAGTGCCGCATCCAGGTCAGCGAGGAAAGCTACCGCGTCCTGAGCAAGATGGGCTACGACTTCGACTACAGAGGGACAGTGAACGTCAAGGGCAAAGGCCAAATGAAGACCTACCTGTACCCCAAGTGCACGGACAATGGGATGGTGCCGCAGCACCAGCTCTCCATCTCCCCTGACATCCGAGTCCAGGTGGACGGCAGCATCGGACGCTCCCCCACGGACGAGATCACCAACCTGGTGCCTTCCGTACAGAACCCAGACCAGGTGTCCCTGGGCTCTGAGAACAACACACAGGCCAGGGACACTCACCCGTCTTCTAAGAAACCCTGGAAAGAGCCCATTAAAGCCGAAGAAAGGTGTAGGTTCAGCAAAGCCATAGAGAAAAGCGACTGTGAAGAAGCAGGGGTGGAGGAAGCCAATGAACTCACCAAGCTCAACGTCTCAAAGAGGGCGTGA